The Nitrospirota bacterium genome has a segment encoding these proteins:
- a CDS encoding cytochrome c: protein MMKIYPIIAAIGLLITVVSVLKKSPFFNFLGLLTLIYGLLKSVGLITAPFPAQVMTMYMAMSVFSLFIYFSIQESTFEALLEPVRAVLADDNKRILRVLIVFIALPLFAGYLTFDKVKPNYEPPVSARIVHPEPVSSIEFRGKPITIIGLENPLRKDAANMAGNLEAGKKIYYQNCFYCHGDDLDGRGHLALGFNPVPPPFRGTDTIAQLPESFVFWRIAKGWRGLPAGSTPWNSAMPSFEDLLTEDEIWKVTLFIYEATGNKPRS from the coding sequence ATGATGAAAATATATCCTATAATTGCTGCCATTGGGCTTTTAATAACAGTGGTTTCAGTCTTAAAGAAATCCCCCTTTTTTAATTTCCTTGGTTTGCTTACACTGATATACGGACTTTTGAAAAGCGTGGGACTTATTACAGCTCCCTTCCCGGCTCAGGTTATGACAATGTACATGGCTATGTCGGTGTTTTCGCTGTTTATTTACTTTTCGATTCAGGAGTCAACATTTGAAGCTTTACTTGAACCGGTAAGAGCGGTCTTAGCCGATGACAACAAACGGATTTTAAGAGTGCTGATAGTGTTTATAGCCTTGCCGCTGTTTGCCGGGTATTTGACTTTTGATAAGGTAAAACCTAACTATGAACCGCCCGTATCGGCAAGAATAGTGCATCCTGAGCCGGTTTCCTCAATTGAATTCAGAGGAAAACCAATTACCATCATTGGGCTTGAAAATCCTCTCAGAAAAGATGCGGCCAACATGGCTGGCAATCTTGAGGCTGGAAAGAAAATCTACTATCAGAATTGTTTTTATTGCCACGGAGACGACCTTGACGGCAGAGGGCATCTGGCGCTGGGCTTTAATCCGGTTCCGCCCCCGTTTCGGGGAACTGACACTATAGCACAGTTACCGGAGTCCTTTGTCTTTTGGCGTATAGCTAAGGGCTGGAGAGGGCTGCCTGCAGGTAGCACTCCATGGAATTCTGCTATGCCGTCTTTTGAGGATTTACTGACAGAGGATGAAATCTGGAAAGTGACACTGTTTATCTATGAAGCCACGGGCAATAAGCCGAGAAGTTAA
- a CDS encoding c-type cytochrome, which yields MKGGVLKLLTVVVGLNIFFAYIGLYFLPQSESRPPKETKIEKGISQDDLIAVGEQIVFSKGQCMVCHPVKTEVGMRAPAISTIGVEMEKSAKERNMKFESYVFEALVNPSAYIQKGFENMMPPIHKPPTSLNDGELIAVAAYLQSRGAKVSVSYPESVPVLKEQIDIEAKKGGK from the coding sequence ATGAAAGGCGGTGTGTTGAAGTTATTGACAGTAGTGGTAGGGCTTAACATATTCTTTGCCTACATAGGACTATATTTCCTCCCTCAGTCTGAGTCACGCCCTCCTAAGGAGACAAAGATAGAAAAGGGGATTTCTCAGGACGATCTGATAGCAGTCGGTGAACAGATAGTCTTTAGCAAAGGACAGTGTATGGTGTGCCATCCGGTTAAAACAGAGGTTGGGATGCGGGCCCCTGCAATATCAACAATCGGTGTTGAGATGGAAAAAAGCGCTAAAGAGAGAAATATGAAATTTGAGTCCTACGTCTTTGAAGCGCTGGTTAATCCCTCAGCATACATTCAAAAGGGATTTGAAAACATGATGCCTCCCATCCACAAGCCTCCAACATCGCTTAACGATGGAGAGTTGATAGCGGTTGCTGCATATTTACAAAGCAGAGGCGCAAAGGTATCTGTCTCCTATCCTGAGTCAGTCCCTGTGTTGAAAGAACAAATAGATATAGAAGCCAAAAAAGGAGGTAAATAA
- a CDS encoding ABC transporter permease subunit produces MVFTDALRAMAVKELSDKLKSKWVIVITIVFAVFTLIIAYFGSVSSGVVSFTNMSATIASLTSLAVYFIPILALTLGGGIIADERDRQTLDLYLASPISVFEFLAGKFIGLAASLTIPIIAGFCLPGFVLIFKAGSGSLAGFLMFVVNSIFLGIMFLSISFLVSVLIVERSKSIAFTVFLWLLFTILYDLALVGVLIITKGVLSPKIFSLLLMLNPVDVYRILNFITIGQFSVILGLASVELPGFMNRYVLWVVNLFWIVSPLLISYFVFKRKYLK; encoded by the coding sequence TTGGTATTCACTGATGCGCTTAGAGCGATGGCTGTTAAGGAGTTATCGGATAAACTAAAAAGCAAATGGGTCATTGTAATTACGATTGTGTTTGCGGTTTTTACTTTGATAATCGCCTATTTTGGCTCAGTATCTTCAGGGGTGGTATCTTTTACAAACATGAGTGCCACCATAGCAAGTCTGACAAGCCTTGCAGTTTATTTTATTCCGATTCTTGCTCTAACCCTTGGAGGAGGAATCATTGCCGATGAAAGAGACAGACAAACGCTTGATTTATATTTAGCGTCGCCAATTTCTGTGTTTGAATTTTTAGCAGGGAAATTTATAGGGCTTGCCGCCTCACTGACTATTCCAATCATTGCCGGGTTTTGTCTTCCGGGATTTGTGCTTATCTTTAAGGCAGGCTCAGGGTCACTTGCCGGATTTTTGATGTTTGTTGTTAATTCCATTTTTTTAGGAATCATGTTTTTAAGCATTTCCTTTCTGGTATCCGTACTCATAGTGGAAAGAAGCAAGTCTATAGCGTTTACGGTGTTTTTGTGGCTTTTGTTTACAATCCTTTATGATTTGGCTCTGGTAGGGGTGCTGATTATCACAAAAGGGGTGCTTAGCCCTAAAATATTTTCTCTCCTTCTGATGCTTAACCCTGTGGATGTCTATAGGATACTTAATTTTATCACAATAGGGCAGTTTTCGGTAATTTTAGGGCTTGCCTCTGTGGAGCTTCCCGGCTTTATGAACAGGTATGTCCTGTGGGTGGTTAATCTGTTTTGGATTGTTTCTCCGCTTTTGATTAGCTACTTTGTGTTTAAAAGAAAATATCTAAAATAA
- a CDS encoding nitrous oxide reductase accessory protein NosL → MSLLFIVGCSKGEDTKKYPPLPLDKNSVCSVCAMPLLEFPGPKAQIIYTDGRHDFFCGTLDLFTFYLQPDSPKNIAAIYVNDMGKEDWSNPTGHWIDAKTAILVYGAEVRGAMGDILVPFSSQLQANDYIAKYRGRLVGFNEINMEMLRPFMTDHHKK, encoded by the coding sequence GTGTCACTGTTGTTTATAGTTGGTTGTTCCAAAGGGGAGGATACTAAAAAATATCCTCCCCTTCCATTAGACAAAAACAGTGTGTGCAGTGTCTGTGCAATGCCACTTTTGGAATTTCCCGGCCCCAAGGCACAAATAATTTACACAGACGGCCGACATGACTTCTTTTGTGGCACACTGGATCTGTTTACATTTTATCTGCAGCCTGACAGCCCCAAAAACATTGCTGCCATCTACGTAAACGATATGGGGAAAGAGGACTGGAGCAATCCAACAGGGCACTGGATAGATGCAAAGACGGCAATTTTGGTTTATGGAGCTGAGGTCAGGGGCGCTATGGGAGACATACTGGTTCCATTTTCCTCTCAATTGCAAGCGAATGACTATATAGCAAAATACCGCGGCAGGCTGGTTGGTTTTAATGAAATTAACATGGAGATGTTGCGGCCTTTTATGACAGATCACCACAAAAAATAG
- a CDS encoding PD40 domain-containing protein, with amino-acid sequence MKKHILLILLLISLVSCSKNGELIVFSSNMHGNYDIYAITPDGEKLTQLTKSDWDNNYPSIYKNGDVAYISRESGKDDIYKLNIRDKKSVRLTFLRGFNRYPTFSPDGKNILFISNRDGTNFQIYLMDSDGQKQVRLTKNSYDDRSPSYSPDGKKIVFCSKRQDEYYNIYVMDSEGKNETHLTDNHSDNFAPRFSRDGAKIAFYSDMDGNYGIYIMNADGTDLHKISGAQASVYPYWSPDGNRLVYIVFGDNDSNLVISDADGKNIKQLTHFKSMNLTARWEKLER; translated from the coding sequence ATGAAAAAACATATATTATTAATCTTATTGCTGATAAGCCTCGTTAGTTGTTCTAAAAACGGTGAGCTTATAGTGTTTTCATCTAATATGCATGGCAATTACGATATATATGCAATCACCCCTGACGGGGAAAAACTAACACAATTGACCAAAAGCGATTGGGACAATAATTACCCCTCCATTTACAAAAACGGCGACGTTGCTTATATATCAAGGGAAAGCGGTAAAGACGACATATATAAACTAAATATCCGTGATAAGAAATCAGTGCGCCTCACTTTTTTACGGGGATTTAACAGATACCCAACTTTTAGCCCTGATGGCAAAAATATTCTTTTCATCTCCAACAGAGACGGTACTAACTTTCAGATATATCTAATGGACTCCGATGGACAAAAACAGGTACGGTTAACAAAAAATAGTTACGACGACCGTTCTCCTTCATATTCTCCCGATGGTAAAAAGATTGTTTTCTGTTCAAAACGGCAAGACGAATACTATAACATATATGTAATGGACAGTGAAGGCAAAAACGAAACTCACCTCACTGATAATCATTCCGACAACTTTGCGCCGAGATTCTCCCGTGACGGTGCTAAAATAGCTTTTTATTCCGACATGGACGGCAATTATGGTATTTACATAATGAATGCCGATGGCACGGATTTGCATAAGATATCAGGCGCTCAAGCCTCAGTGTATCCTTATTGGTCCCCCGACGGTAATCGTCTGGTATATATAGTGTTTGGAGACAATGACAGTAATTTGGTTATATCTGATGCGGATGGTAAAAACATAAAACAGCTTACCCACTTTAAATCCATGAACCTTACGGCAAGATGGGAAAAACTGGAGCGGTAA
- a CDS encoding carboxypeptidase regulatory-like domain-containing protein yields the protein MKKLVALMCMVMFLCVSAVAFAADKYEVVDVKDGGSIKGIVKTSGAPADPVLDINKDTEYCGKSHPAGMYVVGAGGGVKNVIVAVEDITKGKAAPKTDTVIDNHKCAFEPLVSIAYMGQKYIMKNSDPIFHNTSIGLILAPGKKRTVYNLALPNKDQTIEKPVKVAGLESVSCDAHSWMRAFVYATPNPYAAITDDKGSFEIKDIPAGKYKVKFWHEGFGEAVVDVEVKAGATATLDHTFAKK from the coding sequence ATGAAGAAGTTAGTTGCTCTGATGTGTATGGTTATGTTTCTTTGTGTGAGTGCTGTGGCGTTTGCAGCCGATAAGTATGAGGTGGTGGATGTAAAAGATGGTGGGAGTATAAAGGGAATAGTGAAAACCTCAGGTGCGCCTGCTGATCCGGTTCTTGACATCAATAAGGACACAGAGTACTGCGGTAAGTCTCACCCTGCCGGAATGTATGTGGTAGGAGCCGGCGGTGGAGTAAAGAACGTTATCGTAGCAGTAGAGGATATAACCAAGGGTAAGGCCGCACCAAAAACAGACACGGTTATAGATAACCACAAGTGTGCCTTTGAGCCGTTGGTAAGCATTGCTTACATGGGGCAGAAGTATATCATGAAAAACAGCGACCCGATATTTCACAACACATCAATTGGTTTAATACTGGCACCGGGCAAAAAAAGAACCGTGTATAATTTAGCTCTTCCCAACAAAGACCAGACAATAGAAAAACCCGTAAAAGTAGCCGGACTTGAGAGTGTCTCCTGTGATGCCCACTCATGGATGCGTGCATTTGTTTATGCAACTCCAAACCCTTATGCAGCAATCACAGACGACAAGGGCTCCTTCGAGATAAAAGATATTCCTGCCGGCAAGTACAAAGTGAAGTTTTGGCATGAGGGCTTTGGCGAGGCGGTAGTGGATGTAGAGGTAAAGGCTGGCGCAACAGCTACACTTGACCACACATTTGCTAAGAAATAG
- a CDS encoding carboxypeptidase regulatory-like domain-containing protein, translating into MRLKTWGFLTVFVFIVLGGSAYGYDTVDVKNGATIKGVIKNSGAVPADEVINVTEDQSVCGKTINAGKYLISDSKVKNVVVFVTDVKKGMALPKKNVEITIDKCRVLPHVSLGFTGSEYVIKNNDPILHTVQLKLGLDYQKEISKRPLEDGSTILNLAFPTQGMELRKPIRDFHRFTKDTGYIRVKSNAHPWLRGIVFVFDHPYAAVSNEKGEYEITGLMSGKYTLRFWHEGFGEVEKTVVVSEGETKTLDVDLSNKSDTR; encoded by the coding sequence ATGCGTTTAAAAACATGGGGTTTCTTAACGGTTTTTGTGTTTATAGTGTTAGGCGGGAGTGCTTACGGCTACGACACTGTTGATGTTAAAAACGGTGCTACAATTAAAGGGGTCATTAAAAACAGTGGTGCAGTCCCCGCCGATGAGGTCATCAATGTGACAGAGGATCAATCAGTCTGTGGTAAAACAATCAATGCCGGCAAATATTTGATTTCTGATTCAAAGGTAAAAAATGTTGTTGTATTTGTCACAGATGTTAAAAAAGGAATGGCGCTGCCTAAAAAAAATGTGGAAATTACGATAGATAAATGCAGGGTGCTGCCGCATGTTTCTTTGGGCTTTACGGGCAGCGAATATGTAATTAAAAATAATGATCCAATTTTACACACTGTTCAGCTAAAACTTGGGCTTGACTACCAAAAGGAGATCTCAAAGCGGCCACTTGAGGACGGTTCCACTATCTTAAATCTTGCCTTTCCCACACAGGGGATGGAACTTAGAAAACCAATACGGGATTTCCACAGATTTACTAAAGACACAGGCTACATTCGCGTTAAGTCAAACGCCCATCCGTGGCTAAGAGGCATTGTGTTTGTCTTTGATCACCCGTACGCCGCAGTTTCTAACGAAAAAGGAGAGTATGAGATAACAGGGCTTATGTCCGGCAAATACACTCTGAGGTTTTGGCATGAGGGATTTGGCGAGGTGGAAAAAACAGTCGTTGTATCAGAAGGGGAAACCAAAACCCTTGATGTTGACTTAAGCAACAAATCTGACACCAGGTAA
- a CDS encoding c-type cytochrome produces the protein MKKILLTILLTVVLCSAWYLSASAEDSQGKKLYNGWCAQCHGYDGDAKSYTDKFSVPKPRDFTMGTYKFRSTPSGDPPTDADITKIVRNGNPGTSMPPWTRFTDDEVKAIVAHVKTFAPDIFKDAGKPITIGTPPKASAALIAKGKELFNKAKCVECHGKAGRGNGEKGWQENFKNDWGDPITPANYTHPWELRNGSTVEDIYRTISVGLGGTPMTSYMDSLKDEDRWALAVFIKSLQEQRKLGVAIKIKKTAAIPAKVDDPAWDGTEYMDLPMGGQLMFEPRDFTPLITNVRVRGLYSDKEFAIMVEWSDKRPNTGADGKPADGVWIQFPEKVTEEAEKPYFFMGDKKHPVHLWNWKASDTGKVTEQIAKGYDNVADLPKQDVTVIAGYNDGLYRVVYKRALKTSTKDDFEVLPGKFVPFSIAAFDGQNGESGIKGAVSAWYYLMLEPATPLRVYVFPPLVALCVFVGGLSLSRSLRSKK, from the coding sequence ATGAAGAAAATTCTTTTAACGATACTACTGACTGTGGTTTTATGCTCGGCGTGGTATTTATCAGCAAGCGCTGAGGACAGTCAGGGCAAGAAACTCTATAACGGGTGGTGCGCACAGTGCCACGGTTATGACGGCGATGCCAAGTCCTACACGGATAAGTTTTCTGTACCAAAACCCAGGGATTTCACCATGGGTACATATAAATTCAGATCAACACCGTCTGGGGATCCACCAACTGATGCAGATATTACAAAGATTGTCAGAAATGGTAACCCTGGCACATCGATGCCTCCCTGGACTAGATTTACCGATGATGAGGTAAAGGCGATTGTTGCTCACGTTAAGACGTTTGCTCCGGACATATTTAAAGATGCCGGTAAGCCCATAACCATAGGAACGCCTCCAAAGGCCAGTGCTGCGCTAATAGCAAAGGGCAAGGAGCTCTTTAACAAGGCCAAGTGTGTGGAGTGCCACGGCAAGGCCGGGCGTGGTAACGGAGAGAAGGGCTGGCAGGAAAACTTTAAAAACGACTGGGGAGACCCTATAACCCCTGCCAATTACACTCATCCGTGGGAGTTAAGAAACGGCTCAACCGTTGAAGATATTTACAGGACAATATCGGTAGGATTGGGCGGAACCCCTATGACCTCTTATATGGATTCACTTAAGGATGAGGACAGGTGGGCCCTGGCTGTGTTTATAAAGTCGCTGCAGGAGCAGAGAAAACTGGGAGTTGCCATAAAGATCAAAAAAACTGCTGCAATTCCTGCAAAAGTGGATGATCCGGCGTGGGATGGCACAGAGTATATGGATTTGCCTATGGGCGGGCAGCTCATGTTTGAGCCACGTGATTTTACGCCTCTTATCACTAACGTCAGAGTCAGAGGATTGTATTCGGATAAGGAATTTGCAATTATGGTGGAGTGGAGTGACAAAAGGCCCAACACCGGTGCTGATGGTAAGCCTGCTGACGGTGTGTGGATTCAATTTCCGGAAAAAGTAACAGAGGAGGCGGAAAAGCCCTATTTCTTCATGGGTGATAAAAAGCATCCCGTGCATCTCTGGAACTGGAAAGCCTCTGATACTGGTAAGGTGACAGAACAGATAGCTAAGGGATATGACAATGTAGCGGATTTACCAAAACAGGACGTAACTGTAATAGCAGGTTATAACGACGGCCTGTACAGGGTGGTCTATAAAAGAGCACTGAAAACAAGCACTAAGGATGATTTCGAAGTACTGCCTGGCAAGTTTGTACCGTTTTCAATAGCGGCATTTGACGGACAAAATGGCGAAAGCGGCATAAAGGGCGCTGTGTCAGCATGGTATTACCTGATGCTTGAGCCAGCAACACCACTAAGAGTATATGTGTTTCCACCTCTTGTAGCGCTCTGCGTGTTTGTTGGCGGGTTGTCGCTTAGCAGGAGTTTAAGGTCTAAAAAATAG
- a CDS encoding PAS domain S-box protein, whose product MGADSFANKTNTSISKLIGESEQQRSVLAELQAILDNLPIGIAYIDKDYNIIKVNKFVCKHVGFSEEELSGHKCFDMIGEYARDNSRTGTDKICSYCMLAQSAKEKRLLNYEFRYKDFYMRKTVVPEYDENGELYRFLEIVEDITNDQSRQLLESIAHGITDEIMLLSNDFKILWANNATLNKHACQMSEIVGKSCFEMTRHHGCSCRTTKYPCPIIEWNKTGTLMTATHIHTNSDGTQLYAEVTVYPILDLYGRVSKFVHLAKDITTRINMEDQLRESIAEKEILLRELHHRSKNNMTMISSILGLQAMTIEDEKAKRKLLECQDRIKAMSLVHEILYKSESLQSVNLSEYLKKIIPALKDSYDTKPVDIITEIEDSILLDIDTAIPLGIVINELITNAYKYAFTDCDVREIGVTAHKADDIIHITVRDNGVGMQTKIDFDKVKTMGLKLINILIKQMHGSIETNVSNGTDFHIKIKPRI is encoded by the coding sequence TTGGGAGCTGATAGTTTTGCAAATAAAACAAATACATCCATCAGCAAGCTTATAGGGGAATCCGAACAACAGCGCTCGGTCTTAGCGGAGCTGCAAGCTATACTGGACAATCTGCCAATCGGCATTGCCTACATAGATAAGGATTACAACATAATAAAGGTTAATAAATTCGTTTGCAAGCATGTTGGATTCTCCGAGGAAGAGCTCTCTGGCCATAAATGCTTCGACATGATTGGCGAATATGCACGCGATAACTCACGGACGGGAACAGATAAAATATGCAGTTATTGCATGCTGGCACAGAGCGCCAAAGAAAAAAGGCTGCTGAATTACGAATTTAGATATAAAGACTTTTATATGAGAAAGACAGTAGTGCCTGAGTATGACGAAAATGGCGAATTATATCGTTTTCTTGAAATAGTCGAGGATATAACCAATGACCAATCCAGACAATTACTGGAAAGCATAGCCCATGGCATTACCGATGAGATTATGCTTTTAAGCAATGATTTTAAAATCTTATGGGCTAATAATGCCACATTGAACAAACATGCCTGTCAAATGAGCGAGATAGTTGGAAAGTCATGTTTTGAGATGACAAGACATCATGGATGTTCATGCCGCACCACAAAGTATCCTTGCCCTATAATTGAATGGAACAAGACGGGAACGCTGATGACTGCGACACACATTCATACCAATTCAGACGGCACACAACTCTATGCTGAGGTCACGGTTTATCCCATTTTAGACTTATACGGTAGAGTTTCAAAATTTGTACATTTAGCTAAAGACATTACGACTCGAATCAATATGGAGGATCAGCTAAGGGAATCTATTGCGGAAAAGGAGATATTGCTTAGGGAATTACACCATCGCTCAAAAAACAACATGACGATGATATCGAGCATCTTAGGTTTGCAGGCCATGACCATCGAAGACGAAAAGGCAAAACGCAAATTGCTGGAATGCCAGGACAGGATTAAGGCAATGTCTCTCGTTCACGAAATCCTGTACAAATCGGAAAGTTTGCAAAGCGTTAATCTCAGTGAATACCTGAAAAAGATTATACCAGCGTTGAAAGATTCTTACGATACTAAACCCGTCGATATAATAACAGAAATAGAGGATAGTATATTGCTCGATATTGATACGGCAATACCCCTGGGTATCGTCATTAACGAACTGATTACCAACGCGTACAAATATGCCTTTACCGATTGTGATGTCAGGGAGATAGGCGTGACGGCACATAAAGCAGATGATATTATTCACATAACCGTAAGAGATAACGGCGTTGGAATGCAAACCAAGATAGATTTCGATAAAGTCAAAACAATGGGGCTTAAGCTCATAAATATCCTTATAAAACAGATGCACGGCAGCATAGAGACAAATGTCAGCAATGGGACGGATTTTCACATAAAAATCAAACCGAGGATTTAA
- a CDS encoding cytochrome ubiquinol oxidase subunit I — MADVSPSKSLIKGVIKLTLFLGVGFAVLFILNKVLSAPTEDGYRFFPVIGSRVWVWIIAQLHLNFAAFVLGVPIFAVSMEFMSWRRNDERLDRIAYDFTKLFTLAYTLTAAVGTILMISLPVLYPKFIDHLMKILGPTWWVYVLVMYIETLVCYYYFYSWKQMKGSKKGTHVAIGGLLNIMGITMLLITSSWVGYMTTPNPHGVSETGELINRWQAIKSYMWIPLSLHRLFANVVFGAGIAAAYAAYRFITAETDEQRAYYDWMGYTSAMISIGFSLILPGIGYLLGVEIYSFNEQMGIQLMGGFFAWLWVMQAILIGAILMFVNYYLWISLNKMPGGERYFKYVKYLFIVNLLGYAVWLTPHSIALSLEEARRMGAYHPVLGSLGVMASKNTAVVVSYMATFLSFTIFKISNKEPIVSWAKLGHTIRAAVIVLSTAAAIAIGIYSYMVTSAVRVKVLSPIQFGIFFLSIIILFVLDTMMYKGAIVIGEPRWGKMPERSQYALIGITVTFTWLMAMMGYMRSGGRQFWHVYGIVKDTSPDAYLPTHGYAAVVSSIVTVIFFALIGLLFWSIMKLEKVADKGGAQT; from the coding sequence ATGGCAGACGTTAGCCCATCTAAAAGCCTGATAAAAGGGGTTATAAAGTTAACCTTGTTTTTGGGCGTTGGTTTTGCTGTGCTTTTTATCCTAAACAAAGTTTTGTCAGCGCCTACGGAGGATGGTTACAGGTTTTTCCCTGTAATCGGGAGCCGCGTGTGGGTTTGGATAATAGCGCAGCTTCACCTTAATTTTGCCGCTTTTGTCCTGGGGGTTCCGATTTTTGCCGTTTCAATGGAGTTTATGAGCTGGAGGCGTAATGATGAGAGGCTTGACAGGATTGCCTACGATTTTACTAAACTCTTTACTTTGGCTTATACGCTTACGGCGGCTGTTGGAACGATACTAATGATAAGTTTACCAGTATTGTATCCAAAGTTTATAGACCATTTGATGAAAATCCTTGGGCCCACATGGTGGGTCTATGTGTTGGTGATGTACATTGAAACGCTTGTCTGCTACTACTACTTCTATTCATGGAAGCAGATGAAGGGCAGTAAAAAGGGAACGCATGTAGCCATTGGCGGTCTTCTTAATATCATGGGCATAACCATGCTTCTGATAACCAGCTCATGGGTTGGGTATATGACAACTCCCAATCCGCACGGAGTAAGTGAAACAGGCGAGCTAATTAACAGATGGCAAGCCATTAAGTCATACATGTGGATACCTCTTTCACTTCACAGGCTTTTTGCTAACGTGGTTTTTGGCGCAGGTATTGCCGCAGCTTATGCAGCTTACAGGTTTATAACCGCTGAGACTGACGAACAGCGCGCCTACTACGACTGGATGGGTTACACATCAGCTATGATTTCTATCGGGTTTTCACTGATTCTGCCCGGAATCGGATATCTGCTTGGTGTGGAAATTTACTCTTTTAACGAACAGATGGGAATTCAGCTTATGGGCGGGTTTTTTGCATGGCTCTGGGTTATGCAGGCAATTCTTATCGGAGCTATTCTTATGTTTGTTAACTATTACCTGTGGATTTCCCTGAATAAGATGCCAGGGGGCGAAAGGTATTTTAAATACGTTAAATATCTGTTTATCGTAAACCTGCTGGGGTATGCCGTGTGGCTTACTCCGCACAGCATAGCGCTTAGCCTTGAGGAGGCAAGACGGATGGGAGCGTATCACCCTGTGTTGGGAAGTCTTGGCGTTATGGCCTCTAAAAACACTGCCGTTGTTGTGTCATATATGGCCACATTTTTAAGTTTTACCATATTTAAAATAAGTAACAAAGAGCCGATAGTGAGCTGGGCTAAGCTTGGGCATACCATCAGAGCTGCCGTAATAGTGCTTTCTACTGCCGCTGCCATCGCCATAGGTATTTACAGTTATATGGTGACATCTGCGGTGAGAGTGAAAGTGCTGTCTCCGATTCAGTTTGGGATATTTTTCCTCTCAATTATAATTCTCTTTGTGCTTGACACTATGATGTACAAAGGGGCGATAGTTATAGGGGAGCCCAGATGGGGCAAAATGCCGGAGCGGTCGCAGTACGCACTCATAGGGATAACGGTGACATTTACGTGGCTCATGGCAATGATGGGCTATATGAGAAGCGGCGGACGGCAGTTTTGGCACGTGTATGGAATCGTTAAAGACACAAGTCCGGATGCTTACTTACCGACTCATGGTTATGCAGCGGTTGTTTCCTCCATTGTTACGGTGATATTCTTTGCGCTGATAGGGCTTTTGTTTTGGAGCATTATGAAACTTGAAAAGGTAGCGGACAAGGGAGGGGCTCAAACATGA